A stretch of Chaetodon auriga isolate fChaAug3 chromosome 21, fChaAug3.hap1, whole genome shotgun sequence DNA encodes these proteins:
- the wasf3b gene encoding wiskott-Aldrich syndrome protein family member 3b: MPLVKRNIEPRHLCRGELPEGIGSELECVMNNTLSAIIRQLSSLSKHAEDIFGELFNEANTFYLRANSLQDRIDRLAVKVTQLDSTVEEVSLQDINMRKAFKSSTTQDQQVVSKSSVPNPVREMYNLSDKPPPLNILSTYRDDHKEALKFYTDPSYFFDLWKEKMLQDTEDKRKEKRKQKEQRRCVDGTLQREVKKVRKARNRRQEWNMMALDKELRPDHRHTIHRDRGASSEGSMSPENRGHGADQHHYPNSMNHAGHAHTYSGPPPSVLAAQMAAGHGHRGVGEHDSRGRTMAYQGGTLGRSHHHQVPLPPPPTESMNGGSMSLPPMDYSMDGYANTGPPPPPPAPLIPSAQTAFASPPGGPMSPGPMVGAGGYAPPPPPVSGAHAAPPPPGPPPPPLPAGASHITTHKMSSAPAEATVVNDARSDLLAAIRMGIQLKKVQEQQEQQAKREPVGNDVATILSRRIAVEYSDSEDDSELEENDWSD, translated from the exons ATGCCGCTGGTGAAGAGGAACATCGAGCCCCGTCACCTCTGCCGAGGGGAGCTCCCCGAGGGCATCGGCAGCGAGCTGGAGTGTGTGATGAACAACACGCTCTCTGCCATCATCCGTCAGCTCAGCAGCTTGA GTAAACATGCGGAGGACATTTTTGGCGAGCTGTTCAACGAGGCCAACACCTTCTATCTGCGTGCCAACTCTCTCCAGGACCGCATTGACCGGCTGGCCGTCAAGGTCACACAGCTGGACTCCACTGTAGAAGAAG TTTCCCTACAAGACATCAACATGAGGAAAGCCTTCAAGAGCTCCACCACTCAGGACCAGCAGGTGGTGTCCAAGAGCAGCGTGCCCAACCCTGTCCGAGAGATGTACAATCTGAGTGACAAGCCTCCGCCACTCAACATCCTCTCAACTTACAG GGATGACCACAAGGAAGCACTTAAGTTCTACACTGATCCCTCCTACTTCTTCGACCTGTGGAAGGAGAAGATGCTGCAGGATACAGAGGataagaggaaagagaagaggaagcagaag GAGCAGAGGCGTTGTGTGGATGGGACGTTACAGAGGGAGGTGAAGAAGGTCAGGAAGGCGAGGAACCGTCGGCAGGAGTGGAACATGATGGCTCTGGATAAAGAGCTGAGGCCGGACCACCGGCACACCATACACCGAGACCGAGGGGCTTCCTCTGAGGGCTCCATGTCGCCAGAGAACAG GGGTCACGGTGCTGATCAGCACCACTACCCCAACTCCATGAACCATGCCGGCCATGCCCACACCTACTCCGGCCCACCGCCCAGCGTCCTGGCTGCTCAGATGGCTGCAGGGCACGGCCACCGTGGAGTAGGCGAACACGATAGTAGAGGCAGGACTATGGCCTATCAGGGTGGGACACTGGGCCGATCTCACCACCACCAAGTCCCactgcctcctccacccactgAGTCTATGAACGGTGGCTCCATGTCCCTTCCACCCATGGACTACAG TATGGATGGCTATGCCAACACTGgtccccctcccccacccccagccCCTCTCATCCCTTCTGCCCAAACTGCCTTTGCCTCACCTCCTGGAGGTCCGATGTCTCCTGGTCCAATGGTCGGTGCTGGTGGCTACGCTCCGCCTCCACCACCTGTGTCTGGAGCCcatgcagctcctcctccccccggtcccccacctcctccccttccAGCTGGTGCCTCCCACATCACAACCCACAAGATGTCCTCTGCACCTGCTGAGGCCACAGTGGTCAACGATGCCCGCAGTGATTTGCTGGCTGCTATTCGTATGG GCATCCAGCTGAAGAAggtgcaggagcagcaggagcagcaggctAAGAGGGAGCCAGTCGGAAACGATGTGGCCACCATCCTGTCGCGACGCATCGCAGTGGAGTACTCCGACTCCGAGGACGACTCCGAGCTGGAGGAGAACGACTGGTCAGATTAA
- the gpr12 gene encoding G-protein coupled receptor 12 gives MSEEPAVTPSWLTPDPTAWASGGGGPMDNSTSLGTFPPDSLPPSQLPLLVNPWDIVLCSSGTLIACENALVVLVIWQNPALRAPMFLLIGSLALADLLAGLGLVLHFTCAYLLRSDSAQLLTVGLVVASFSASVFSLLAITIDRYLSLYYALTYNSERTAAFTYTMLVLLWGLSLCLGLLPVTGINCLAEEATCSVVRPLTKNNIAVLSISFLLLFGLMLQLYVQICKIVMRHAHQIALQHHFLAATPHYVTTRKGVSTLAIILGTFAACWMPFTVYSLIADYTYPPLYTYATLVPATYNSVINPVIYAFRNQEIQKALWLVCCGCVPASVAQRARTPSDV, from the coding sequence ATGAGTGAAGAGCCAGCGGTCACCCCCAGCTGGTTGACCCCTGACCCCACAGCATGGGCCAGCGGAGGAGGGGGACCGATGGACAACAGCACCAGCCTGGGGACGTTCCCACCAGACTCCCTCCCACCCAGCCAGCTGCCGCTGCTTGTCAACCCCTGGGACATTGTGCTGTGCTCATCGGGGACTCTGATAGCGTGCGAGAACGCCCTGGTGGTGCTGGTGATCTGGCAGAACCCGGCGCTCAGAGCTCCCATGTTCCTGCTGATTGGCAGCCTGGCGCTGGCCGACCTGCTGGCCGGCCTGGGCCTGGTGCTTCACTTCACCTGTGCCTACTTGCTTCGTTCCGACTCGGCCCAGTTACTGACTGTGGGCCTGGTGGTGGCCTCCTTCTCCGCCTCCGTCTTCAGCCTGCTGGCCATCACCATTGACCGCTACCTGTCGCTCTACTATGCCCTCACCTACAACTCAGAGCGGACAGCGGCCTTCACCTACACCatgctggtgctgctgtggggtctctccctgtgtctggGCCTCCTGCCGGTCACAGGCATCAACTGCCTGGCAGAGGAGGCTACATGCAGCGTGGTGCGGCCGCTGACGAAGAACAACATCGCCGTGCTGTCCAtctccttcctgctgctcttcgGCCTCATGCTGCAACTCTATGTCCAGATCTGCAAGATCGTGATGCGCCACGCTCACCAGATCGCCCTCCAGCACCACTTCCTGGCTGCCACACCCCACTACGTCACAACGCGGAAGGGCGTGTCCACACTGGCCATCATCCTGGGTACCTTTGCTGCCTGCTGGATGCCATTCACTGTCTACTCTCTCATTGCCGACTACACCTACCCTCCACTCTACACCTACGCCACCCTGGTGCCTGCCACCTACAACTCTGTCATCAACCCGGTCATCTATGCCTTCAGGAACCAGGAGATCCAGAAGGCGCTGTGGCTGGTGTGCTGCGGCTGTGTGCCGGCCAGCGTGGCCCAGCGTGCACGGACCCCTAGCGACGTCTGA
- the usp12a gene encoding ubiquitin carboxyl-terminal hydrolase 12A: MEILMTVSKFASFCTMGANASALEKEIGSEQFPVNEHYFGLVNFGNTCYCNSVLQALYFCRPFREKILAYRSQPRRKENLLTCLADLFHSIANQKRKVGVIPPKKFITRLRKENELFDNYMQQDAHEFLNYLLNTIADLLQEERKQEKTNGRLANGTLDSQNNNSNATPAPTWVHEIFQGTLTNETRCLTCETISSKDEDFLDLSVDVEQNTSITHCLRGFSNTETLCSEYKYYCEECRSKQEAHKRMRVKKLPMILALHLKRFKYMEQLQRYTKLSYRVVFPLELRLFNTSGDATNPERLYDLVAVVVHCGSGPNRGHYIAIVKSHDFWLLFDDDIVEKIDAQAIEEFYGLTSEISKNSESGYILFYQSRD; this comes from the exons ATGGAAATCCTAATGACAGTCTCCAAATTTGCCTCTTTTTGTACCATG GGCGCCAATGCCTCTGCACTGGAGAAAGAGATTGGATCTGAGCAGTTTCCGGTCAATGAGCACTACTTTGGCCTGGTCAAT TTCGGGAACACCTGCTACTGCAACTCAGTGCTGCAGGCTCTGTACTTCTGCCGACCGTTTCGGGAGAAGATCTTGGCGTACCGCAGTCAGCCTCGGCGGAAGGAGaacctgctcacctgtctggCTGACCTGTTCCACAGTATTGCCAACCAGAAAAGGAAAGTGGGCGTCATACCACCCAAGAAGTTCATCACACGGCTCCGCAAGGAGAACG AGCTGTTTGACAACTACATGCAGCAGGATGCTCACGAGTTCCTGAACTATCTGCTCAACACCATCGCAGATCTGCtgcaagaggagaggaagcaggagaagaCAAATGGCCGCCTTGCCAACGGCACGCTGGACTCTCAGAACAACAATAGCAACGCCACGCCTGCTCCCACCTGGGTCCATGAGATCTTCCAAGGCACTCTGACCAATGAGACACGCTGCCTCACCTGTGAAACA atAAGCAGCAAAGATGAGGACTTTCTGGACCTTTCTGTGGATGTAGAACAGAATACCTCCATCACACACTGCCTCAG AGGTTTCAGTAACACAGAGACTCTGTGCAGTGAGTACAAATACTACTGTGAAGAATGTAGAAGCAAGCAGGAGGCACACAAGAG GATGCGTGTAAAGAAACTGCCAATGATCTTGGCTTTGCACCTGAAGCGCTTTAAGTacatggagcagctgcagcgctACACCAAGCTGTCCTATCGCGTTGTCTTCCCCCTGGAGCTCCGCCTCTTCAACACCTCCGGGGACGCCACCAATCCTGAGAGGCTCTACGACCTGGTCGCGGTGGTGGTGCATTGTGGGAG TGGTCCAAACAGGGGGCACTACATTGCCATTGTGAAAAGCCACGACTTCTGGTTGCTGTTTGATGACGATATTGTAGAG AAAATTGATGCACAGGCCATAGAGGAATTCTACGGTCTCACTTCTGAAATCTCCAAGAACTCTGAGTCGGGCTACATCCTCTTTTACCAGTCCAGAGACTAA
- the rpl21 gene encoding large ribosomal subunit protein eL21, with amino-acid sequence MTNTRGKRRGTRYMFSRPFRKHGPIPLSTYMRIYKKGDIVDIKGTGTIQKGMPHKCYHGKTGRVYNVTQHAVGIIVNKQVKGKILAKRINVRIEHVKHSKSRDSFLQRVKENEAKKTQAKQKGTWVELKRQPAPPRDAHFVSTKKNVPQLLEPIPYEFMA; translated from the exons ATGACGAACACCAGAGGCAAGAGGAGGGGGACCAGGTATATGTTCAGCAGGCCATTCCGCAAGCATG GCCCAATCCCCCTGTCCACATACATGCGCATCTACAAGAAGGGCGACATTGTTGACATCAAG ggCACAGGTACCATTCAGAAGGGAATGCCTCACAAGTGCTACCACGGCAAGACAGGACGTGTCTACAATGTAACCCAACATGCTGTCGGCATCATTGTCAACAAGCAAGTCAA GGGCAAGATCCTGGCCAAGAGGATTAACGTGCGTATTGAGCATGTGAAGCACTCAAAGAGCAGAGACAGCTTCCTGCAGCGCGTCAAAGAGAACGAGGCCAAGAAGACACAGGCCAAGCAGAAGGGCACCTGGGTGGAACTCAAGCGTCAG CCGGCTCCTCCCCGTGACGCTCACTTCGTCAGCACCAAGAAAAACGTGCCACAGCTGCTGGAGCCCATCCCCTATGAGTTCATGGCATAA
- the gtf3ab gene encoding general transcription factor IIIA, b yields the protein MGERLQSQKIYVCSFFECKAKFSKSWKLEAHLCKHTGLKPFSCENCDKSFCTRYQLTRHELSHSGEKPHKCSADGCSEAFVTNASMKNHMARVHEHRDKRYRCDHQGCGKDFSKRNQLKAHQCEHQQLLPFHCTFSGCAREFPSHGRLKHHERMHAGYPCENAACPFQGKTWTEYLKHRKEHKVKVPCGQCKKLFNKPWFLRQHVLRVHSGEKRMLSCPRKGCDKKFTRRFNLESHVLGDHEGKKPFSCAYAGCGKRFAMKESLWRHGVVHDPAKKKMKKLRPRKNQPWRAALQARLAAAANQAETKLAAKLRKTTLKDNKS from the exons ATGGGGGAGAGGTTGCAAAGTCAAAAAATCTatgtttgctctttttttgaGTGTAAAGCTAAATTCAGTAAGTCATGGAAGCTAGAGGCTCACCTTTGCAAACACACGGGATTG AAACCATTCTCCTGCGAGAACTGTGACAAGAGCTTTTGCACTCGCTATCAACTCACCAGACATGAGCTCAGTCATAGTGGGGAAAAACCACACAA GTGTTCGGCTGATGGATGCTCTGAGGCGTTTGTCACAAATGCCAGCATGAAGAACCACATGGCTCGAGTTCACGAGCACCGGGACAAGCGCTATCGA tgcgACCATCAGGGCTGTGGAAAAGACTTCAGCAAGAGGAACCAACTGAAAGCCCATCAGTGTGAGCACCAACAGCTTTTGCCATTTCA TTGTACTTTCAGTGGCTGTGCAAGAGAATTTCCCTCTCATGGAAGACTGAAGCATCATGAGCGAATGCATGCAG ggtACCCTTGTGAGAATGCAGCGTGTCCTTTTCAGGGAAAGACGTGGACAGAATATCTGAAGCACAGAAAGGAGCATAAAG TCAAGGTGCCGTGTGGACAGTGCAAAAAGCTGTTTAACAAACCCTGGTTCTTGCGCCAGCATGTTCTGCGTGTCCACTCTGGGGAGAAGAGGATGCTGTCGTGCCCCAGAAAAGGGTGCGATAAAAAGTTCACTCGTCGTTTCAACTTGGAGAGTCACGTACTGGGAGACCATGAGGGCAAGAAGCCCTTCAGCTGTGCGTACGCCGGCTGTGGGAAGAGGTTTGCCATGAAG GAAAGCTTGTGGCGACATGGAGTGGTGCATGACccagcaaagaaaaagatgaag AAACTGCGTCCCAGAAAGAATCAGCCTTGGCGTGCGGCACTGCAGGCCAGActggcagctgcagccaatcaagCGGAGACCAAGCTTGCTGCAAAGCTGCGCAAAACGACTTTAAAGGATAACAAATCTTGA